One Denticeps clupeoides chromosome 12, fDenClu1.1, whole genome shotgun sequence genomic window carries:
- the lmod1b gene encoding leiomodin-1, translating to MSRRKVRGLTRTGRQVSEDPDIDNLLSNLSPEDLEELKREVMTVPDPDPGEVILVDQTDGPAGVNNRGSSISKKPLQRDLSAEGETRKESRKQEYLRKMGLSQERRLSRSESKDGGIQVPDGVTTREDEAQDRNSKDADGKDDRAGPACRDGKRDGRESGSSKTKELISKLQEKKEDSREKERKEESRRREDSKTKGLISKLQEKRDKDESKERERKEEIRKRDDNKTRGLVSKLEEKQIPSAESKSDDKKKSEVKDNADIPNELPKEEEEDQKDREKDVKLKEGKMNENESSSVRDMEKSEKAKNETLKQTSGNTEEIGNCMAIKTPKAKTKEEEEEEESASMFSETLEKVRSNDPSMTELIVNNSEVIKIKTLIQFAEALRDNTHVKAFALANCHADDHVAYAIAGTLRNNKTITSINLDSNHLTSKGITSLIQALQHNATLTELRFHNQRHICGGKTEMEMVKVLKENTTLLKLGYHFELAGPRMTMTNLLSRNMDRQRQKRLQEQKLAQAQGNSDKKDSLEVPKAGAGFRSPKASPKPSPKPSPLPSPQPSPMASPRLGKKKEGGPGGPPPPPPPPPPAPMLDGDFLKNSLTPMSQRKVEDRSGGRAGATNSRDQLLASIRSSNIKQLKKVAVPKLLQ from the exons ATGTCCCGGAGGAAAGTGCGGGGTCTCACCCGGACCGGGCGGCAGGTGAGCGAGGACCCGGACATCGACAACCTGCTCTCCAACCTGTCGCCCGAGGacctggaggagctgaagagagaGGTCATGACGGTGCCTGACCCCGACCCCGGCGAGGTCATCCTGGTGGATCAGACGGATGGACCGGCAGGCGTCAACAACCGAGGCTCCAGCATCTCAAAGAAGCCCCTTCAGAGGGACTTGTCGGCGGAG GGCGAAACCAGGAAAGAGAGCCGGAAGCAGGAGTACCTGAGAAAAATGGGCCTGAGCCAGGAGAGGCGCCTGTCCAGGTCGGAGAGCAAAGATGGCGGAATTCAGGTGCCGGACGGCGTCACCACACGAGAGGACGAGGCGCAGGACAGGAACAGCAAAGACGCCGACGGCAAAGATGACAGAGCAGGCCCGGCTTGCAGGGACGGGAAACGAGACGGTAGGGAGAGTGGCAGCAGCAAGACTAAAGAGCTGATCTCAAAGCTGCAAGAGAAAAAAGAGGACAgcagggagaaggagaggaaagaagaaagcaggaggagagaggacaGCAAGACAAAGGGGCTGATCTCCAAATTACAGGAGAAAAGAGACAAGGACGAGTctaaggagagagagagaaaagaagaaatcaGGAAAAGAGATGATAACAAGACAAGGGGACTTGTGTCCAAACTGGAAGAGAAGCAAATTCCGTCAGCAGAAAGTAAAAGCGATGACAAGAAGAAGTCAGAGGTAAAAGACAATGCTGATATTCCAAATGAGCTGccaaaagaggaggaagaagatcaaaaggacagagagaaagacgtAAAGCTGAAAGAGGGGAAAATGAACGAAAATGAAAGTTCAAGTGTACGTGACATGGAGAAAAGTGAAAAGGCAAAAAACGAAACTTTAAAACAGACTTCTGGGAACACCGAGGAAATAGGGAACTGTATGGCCATCAAAACTCCCAAAGCCAAGaccaaagaagaagaggaggaagaagaatcGGCCAGCATGTTCAGTGAGACCCTGGAGAAAGTCCGTAGCAATGACCCCAGTATGACAGAGCTGATTGTGAACAATTCGGAGGTCATCAAAATAAAAACTCTTATCCAGTTTGCCGAGGCTTTGAGGGACAACACCCACGTTAAAGCATTCGCTCTGGCCAACTGCCACGCCGACGACCACGTCGCTTACGCAATCGCAGGAACCTTGCGCAATAACAAGACCATCACCAGCATCAACCTGGACTCCAACCATCTCACTAGCAAGGGGATCACTTCCCTGATCCAAGCCCTGCAGCACAATGCCACCCTCACTGAGCTCCGCTTCCATAACCAACGGCACATCTGTGGAGGCAAGACAGAGATGGAGATGGTCAAGGTGCTCAAAGAGAACACTACCCTGCTGAAGCTCGGCTACCATTTTGAGTTGGCCGGTCCACGCATGACCATGACCAACCTCCTGAGCCGCAACATGGATCGGCAGAGGCAGAAAAGGTTGCAGGAACAGAAACTGGCCCAAGCCCAGGGCAACAGCGACAAAAAAGACTCGTTGGAGGTGCCCAAAGCTGGTGCTGGATTTCGGTCTCCCAAGGCCTCGCCGAAACCATCCCCCAAGCCATCACCCCTACCCTCGCCCCAGCCATCTCCAATGGCATCTCCTAGGTTGGGTAAAAAGAAGGAAGGAGGTCCAGGGGGgccacctccaccacctcctcctccgccccctGCACCCATGCTTGATGGAGACTTCCTGAAAAACTCCCTGACCCCCATGTCACAGAGAAAGGTGGAGGACAGGAGTGGGGGCCGGGCTGGTGCCACAAACTCTCGGGACCAGCTGCTAGCCTCCATCAGGAGCAGCAATATCAAACAGCTGAAAAAG